ATGGCCGCCGCACTCGGCCTGCCCGGCCTGGCTACCGGCCGGATCGCGGCGCTCGCGTCCATGGCGGTGGCCGGCTGGTGCGTCGGCGTGATCGGCGTCCGCTTCGTGGCGCTGTTCCAGCGGACGGTGCCGGCCGAGGACCGGCCCGGCTTCTTCGCGGTGATGCAGGCGCTGCTCGGGGCGACCTTCCCGGTCTCCTCGCTGGTCTTCGGCCTGCTCGGCGACCATCTCTCGCCGCGCACGCTCTGCCTCGTCCAGGCGCTCGGTGTGCTGCCGGTCGCCGCCGCGCTGTGGTGGTCGGGCCGACGCGAGCCGGCCCCCGCCCACGGGGTACCGGCCCCGCAGCCGGTCGGGGGCGCGCGATGACGGTGACGATCGGCCCCGCCGCCGCGCAGGACGTCGCGCAGCTGCGGCAGCTCTACTTCGACGTCTACGGCCACGGCTACCCGGTCGCGCTCGGCAGCGACCCGCGGGAGATGCGCCGCCTGATCGCCGACCCGCACACCCACTGGCTGACGGCCCGTCAGGAGCGTACCGGTCAGCCGGTCGGATCCGTCGCGGTGCAGACCGACCCGGGCAGCCGGATCGGCAAGCTGGTCGGTCTGGCCGTCCACCCGGAGCAGCGGGGCGGCGGACTGGCCGGGCGGCTGACCGCCGCGGTGTGCCGGGACGCCTTCGCGACCGGCTCCCTGGACTCGGTGTACGCGACCGTCCGGGTGGTCACCCCGGGCCCGCAGCAGGTCTTCGCCCGCAACGGATTCCAGGCCCTCGGCCTGCTGCCGAACGCGGTCGAGGTGGCCGGGTGCGAGAGCCTCGCGCTGTTCGCCCGGCATGCCGACGGCGTACTGGCCCGGCGGGAGAGCGTCGACGCCGTGCCGGGTGCCCTCGTCCCGCTGCTGGAGGCGGCCGGCCGCAGCACCGGCCTCGACCACGGCCGCCCGCTCGCCGTGGACGGCCCGGCCCGGCCTGCCGGGCCGGGAGCGCCGTCGACCGCGCCGATGGAGCTGGTCACCGCGCCCGGCTTCGTCCGCCGCCGGTTCCTGGAGCTGTTCCCCGACCCGGCGGAGCGGTTCTTCCCCCTGCACGTGCCGAACGCCGTCCTCACGCCGCCGGACGGCGCGTTCGAGGCGTACGCCGACCTGGACCCGGTCGCGGCGAGCTGCTCGCTGGTCGCCGTGCACCCGTCGCCGGCGGCCGTCGCGGGGGCGCTGGAGCCGCTGATGGCGGCCGTCACCCGCGCGGGCGCCGACTACGTCGAGACGCTGCTGCCGCTGGCCGACACCGCCGCGCTGCACGCCTTCCTCGCCGCCGGGTTCATCCCGAGCGCCGTCTACCCGGCGATGCGCCGGATCGGCGAGCGGTTCCACGACTACGTCGTGCTGTCCCGGACCAGCCGTCAGATCGACTTCCGGACCACGGCCGTCAGCGACCGGCTCCAGCCCTACCTGCTGGCCTACCTGACCGCCTGGACCTCGACCTACCTACCCCTTCCCGAGGTTGCCCCGTGACCGTCCATCCCGTGAACGCCCATCTCGCGCCGGTCGAGGTCCCCGACCCCGCCGCGCTCCCGCACCTGCAGCAGCTGTGCGACCTGGCCACCCCGTACGCCGCCGGTCCGGAGGCCGACGCGCTGTTCGCCGCCGCGATGGCCGAGACCAACGCCTGGCACGCGCAGCGCTCGCCGTTCCTCCGCTCGCTGCTGGACGGCCCGGCGGAGACCCCGGCGCCGACCGTCGGCGCGGGGATCCGCACACCGCTGGTGCACGCCAACTTCTTCAAGCGCCACGAGGTGCTGTCCATCCCGCGGGAGGAGGTGTTCCTCCACCTCACCTCCTCCGGCACCACCGGCCAGAAGTCGCAGATGTTCTTCGACACCTGGACGATCCGCTCCGCCCAGCGCATGGTCGCCCGGATCTTCGACCACTACGGCTGGATCACCCCCGACCGGCCCGTCAACTACCTGCTGTACAGCTACGAACCGGCCCCTCAGCTGAAGCTCGGCACCTCGTTCACCGACAACTACCTGTGCGACTTCGCCCCGGCGAACGACACCACGCACGCACTGCGGCACACCGGCAGCGGCCACGAGTTCGACGTGCACGGCTGCATCGAGGCGCTGCGGCGGTACGCCGCCGACGGGCTGCCGGTGCGGATCCTCGGCTTCCCGGCCTTCCTGCACTTCACCCTGGAGCGGATGCGCGCCCTCGGTCTGCCGCCGCTCCGACTGCCCGCCGGCTCGCTGGTGCTGCTCGGCGGCGGCTGGAAGGGCCACACCGACCGGCAGATCGGCAAGGACGAGTTCTACGCCGAGGTCACCGAGCGGCTCGGTGTCCCCTCCGAGCGGATCCGCGACACCTTCGGCTCGGTCGAGCACTGCGTGCCGTACATCGAGTGCGGGCACCACCGGCTGCACGTCCCGGTCTGGTCGCGGGCGGCCGTGCGCGACACCCGCACCCTGGAGCCGCTGCCGTACGGCGAACGCGGCTTCCTCCACCTGGTCTCCCCGTACATCACCTCGGTGCCGGCGCAGAGCGTCGTGATGGGCGACCTGGCCTCGCTGCACCCCGCGCAGGAGTGCCCCTGCCCGCTGCCGACGCCGTGGTTCACCGTCCACGGCCGCGCCGGGGTCAGCCGCAACCGGACCTGCGCGGCGGCCGCCGCCGAACTCATGAAGGGAATGTCGTGACCACCCGACCGCACTTCTGGCAGGGCTCGTTCGTCGACGACGAGGAGGCCGCCCGGCGGCTCGCCGACCTGCCCGCACTCGCCGCGCGGACCCTCGCCGAACCGCTGCCCACCGAGCTGGTGCTGGCCGCCTGCGAACGCCTCGCCGACGCCCTCGGCACCCCGGGCGACCCCGCCCACACCCGTCTGCTCGCCGAACTCGCCTCCGGCAACGGCGACCTGGACGAGGCCGCGGCGACCCTCGCCGAGATCGCCGGTGCGATCGCCCGCCCCGCCCTGGAACGCAAGCTCCGCCGCGAACTCGGCGGGCTGCGCCCCGAACGGTTCACCCGTCCCGACGCTCGCGAGACGGTCTTCGAGGCCTGGTCACCGGTCGGCCTGCTGGTCCACATCGCCCCCGGCAACGCCGCCGCCGTCGCCCCGCTGAGCGTCGTCGAGGGCCTGCTCACCGGCAACCTCAACGTGCTCAAGACCAGCAGCGGCGACACCCTGCTCGCCCAGCACCTGCTCGCCGAACTGGCCGCCGCCGACCCCACCGGCGCACTCGCCCGGCGGATCGTCGCGCTGCGCTTCCCCTCCGCCCGCACCGACTGGCTGCGGCTGCTCTGCGAGGCCGCCGACGCGGTGGCGGTCTGGGGCGGCGAGGAGGCCGTCCGCTCGGTCGCCGGACTCGTCCCGCCCGGCTGCCGCCTCGTCGAGTGGGGGCACCGGATCTCCCTCGCCTACCTCACCCGTGACGCCTGGTCGGACGCGGCGGTGCTGGACGCGCTCGCCGCCGACGTCTGCCGCTTTGAGCAACAGGCCTGTTCCAGCCCGCAGGTGGTCTACCTCGACACCGAGGACGAGGACGAGGTCTTCGCCTTCGCCGAGCGCTTCGCCGGCCATCTCGCCGACGCGTCGGCCACCTCGCCCCGGCCCGAACCCGACCCGGCCGAGCACGCCGAGATCACCACCACCGAACTCGTCGCCCGGCTGGAGGAACACCTGGGCCTCACCCGGGTGATCGCCGCCGAGGACGGCTCCTGGCGCGTCCTCGCCGACACCCGGCCCGCCCTCGCCGCCTCGCCGCTCCACCGCAGCATCTGGGTCAAGCCACTCCCCCGCGCCTCCGTCATGACCGTCCTGCGACCGATGCGGCGCTACCTGCAGACCGCCGCGATCGGCGGCAGCCGCGCCGACGTCGCCCGGCTCTCGCAGGCGGTCGTCGCCGCCGGAGTCCTGCGGGTCACCCCGGTCGGCGGGATGCTCGACAGCTACCACGGCGAACCCCACGACGGCGTGTACGCCCTGCAGCGGTACAGCCGCCGGGTCGACGTCCGCGCGGACGACACCTTCGCCACCACCGCCTGCCTCGACGACCTGGCCGGCCCCGAGCCCGTCCCCGCCGCGCCCGGCGGCCCGCTGCTCGACAAGGCCGGGGTGCAGGAGCAACTGCGCACCCTCGCACCGGACCACGCCCAGCTGTACTTCCGCAGCGGCGGCAGCACCGGGGCCCCGGCCCTGTCCGTGTTCACCAACGCCGACTACGACACCCAGATGCGGGCCTCCGCGCACGGCCTCCTCGCCGCGGGCTTCGACCCGGCCCGGGACCGCGCCGCCAACCTCTTCTACTGCGGCGGCATGTACGGCAGTTTCATCAGCTTCTTCTCGATCCTGGAGCGGCTCAACGCCACCCAGCTCCCGATCGCCGCCGGCCCCGACCACGCCGCCACCGCCGAGGCCCTGGTGACGTACCGGGCGGACACCGTGTTCGGCATGCCCTCCTACCTGTGGCAGCTGTTCCACGCCCAGCGCGACGCGCTGCGCGCGTACGGCGGGATCCGCAAGGTGTTCTACGGCGGCGAGCACTTCACCGCCGAGCAACGCCGGGTGCTCACCGAGGAGTTCGGCGTCGAGGTGATCCGTTCGGCCGCCTACGGCAGCACCGACCTGGGGCCGCTCGGCTACCAGTGCACCCGTGCCGAGGGGTCGGTCCACCACGTCCTGACCGAGTTGCACACCCTGGAGATCCTGGACCCGCAGGCCGACCGCCCGGTGGCCGCCGGACAGCCCGGCCGACTCGTCTTCACCACCCGCACCCGGGCCGGCCAGCGCCTGGAGCGCTACCAGATCGGCGACCTCGGCCGCACGGTGGACGGCCCCTGCCCCTGCGGCAGCCACGCCCCCCGGATCGAACTCCTCGGCCGCCACGGCGACGTCGTACGCGTCGGCACCTACTTCCTCAACGTCCGACGCCTCGGCCAGGTCGCGGAGGAGCACCTCGGCTACCGCGGCGAACTCCAGCTCCTCCTGGACACCGACACCGACCGCGAACGGGTCACCGTCCGCCTCGACGAGCGCTACGCCCCCGACCCCGGGACCGCCCGCGCCGCCTTCCTCACCGCCGTCCCCGAACTGGGCTCCGCCGTCGCCGAGGGACTGCTCACCTGCACCGTCGAGACGGCCCCCACCACCGTCTTCGAACGGACCCCCACCAGTGGCAAACTCCGCACGGTGATCGACCGGAGGTCGGCCACGGCCTGACCTCCCGAGCTCGGCGGGGCCCGGGCCCGCCGAGCTCGCTCCCGTCCGGCGGCGTCGGGCGGGGCCGCGTCAGCCGAAGGCGCGGCGGTAGGCGTGCGGGCTGACGCCGGTGGTCCTCTTGAACCGGTCGCGGAAGGCGGTGGCGGAACCGAAGCCGACCTGGGCGCCGATCCGTTCGACCAAGTGCTGGGTGGTCTCCAGCAGGTACTGCGCCTGCCGGATCCGGGCGCGGTGCAGCCACTGCAGGGGCGTCACCCCGGTGTGCTCGTGGAAGCGCCGGATCAGCGTACGGGTGCTCATGCCCGCCTGCGCGGCCATGTCGGCCAGGGTCAGGTTCCGCGAGAGGTCGGCCTCCAGCCAGCCGAGCAGGGGTTCCACCACCGAACCCCGGGGCACGGGCGGGTGGTCGTGGATGATGAACTGGGCTTGCCCGCCCTCGCGTTCGAGCGGCGTGACGGAGAGGCGGGCGGCGTCCGCGGCCACCGCCGAGCCGTAGTCGCGGCGGATCATGTGCAGACACAGGTCGAGACCGGCCGCGGCCCCGGCCGAGGTCAGGACCTGCCCGTTGTCCACGTACAGGACGTCCGGGTCGACCTCGACGGCCGGGTGCAAGGCCGCCAGGAGCTCGGCGGCGGCCCAGTGGGTGGTGGCCCTCAGGCCGTCGAGCAGGCCGGCCGCGGCCAGCGGGAAGGTGCCGGTGCAGATGGAGGCGATCCGCGTGCCGTTCGCGGCGGCGACCCGGAGCGCGGCCTCGACAGCAGGGGTCAGCGGGGCGGTCGGAGCCGCGGTGCCCGGGACGATCGCCGTGTCCGCCAATTGCAGTCCGTCCAGCCCCCAGGGCGCGCGCAGGGTGAAGGCGCCGGCGTCGACCTCCGGCCGCTCCGCGCAGACGCGGATCTGGTAACCGGGGCGGCCGTCCGGGAGACGGGTGCGGGAGAAGACCTCGATCGGGGTGGACAAGTCGAACGGGATCACCTGGTCCAGCGCGAGCACGGCGACGGTGTGCATGGCCGGAACATATCTCGCCGCCGTCCCGGAGAACCGCGCCGGGAGCCGATGGATTGCTCCGCACCGCAGGTGAAAAGCCCTCGAAGACACCTGGCACTTTTCCGTTGAAAGGTGTCGATCACGCCACTGGGAGAGGTGCGGGCACGGCGGTTACGTTCGGATCGTCTCCGGCACGCGGCCGGACCTCCCCCTCCCGAAGGAGCCACTCGTGCACGCCCAGATCGTCCTGTTCGACGGCTTCGATCCGCTCGACGTCATCGCCCCGTTCGAAGTGCTCTGCGCCGGCGGCGCCGCGTCCGGCGGTGCGTTGACCGTCGAACTCGTCACCGCCGAAGGCCCGCGGGAGGTAGTCGGCGGAACCGGCGGGCTGGCACTGCGCGCCACCGCCGCCCTCGACCCCGGGCAGGCCGACCTGATCGTGGTCCCCGGTGCCTCGGGACGTGTGGGGGAACCCGGCGAGGTGCCCGACCAGGACGCCGGGGCCAGGCAGGGGCAGCAGGACGAGTCGATCCCGGTCCTGCTGGCCCGCACGCTCGGCACCGGCCTGCCCGCGCTGCTCGGGGCGGCGATGGACGACCCCGGGGTGACGGTCGCGACAGTGTGCGGGGGATCGCTCGTCCTCGCCATGGCCGGCCTGCTGGAGGGCCGCCACGCCACCACGCACCACCTGGGCCTGGACATGCTCGACGCCACCGGCGCCCACGTGGTACGGGCCCGGGTCGTCGACGACGGCGACCTCGTCACCGGCGCCGGCGTCACCTCCGGACTCGACCTGGGCCTCTACCTGCTGGAGCGCGAACTGGGCCCCCGCATCGCCCACGCCGTCGAGGAGCTCTTCGCGCACGAGCGCCGCGGCACCGTCTGGCACGCCCGCGGACCGGAACCCGTCGCGTTCTGACTCCCCCCACCCCTGCACCGAGAGAGAGCACCAGCATGACCATCGAAGGCACCTGGGACCTGACCATCGCCACGCCCGTCGGAAGGATCACCGCCGTGGTGGAACTCCGCCGGGAGGGCGGGATCCTGACCGGAACCGCCCACGGAGCGGGCGAGGAGGCACCACTCACCGACGTCGCCCTGGACGGCGACCGACTCACCTGGAAGCAGGCCGTCACCCGGCCCCTGCGGCTGAACCTCGTCTTCGACGTGACGGTCGCGGACGGCACTCTGACCGGCACCTCCAGGGCCGGACGCCTGCCGGCCTCCAAGGTCACCGGGGCACGCCGCACCGATCCGGCGGGCACGGGGCAGACCAGACGAAGCTCCTCCGCTCCCCTCAGCCCCTGTGCGGGAGAGGCAGCCCGTACGCTGCCTGGAGCCCGGGCGGGTGATCGTCGCTGACGACGTGAGCACACCGAGCAGCGACCGACCGCCGGACGGTCACCCGACCGCCCGGACGCACCACCGAGGAGACAGCTTTTGGAGTTCCGCGTCGCCGACCTCACCCTCCACTGGACCGGCACCGACGACACCACCCCGCCCGGCCACGTCATCGCCGCCGGCCACGATCCCTTCGGCGATCTCCGCATCTTCCTCTGGTCCGGCAGCACGCCCGATGACGACGCCTACCTCGGGTCGCTGCTGATCAAGTACCATCGGACCGTCGCCGCCTACGGCCCCGACGGCGCCTACGTCACCGGCCTCGGCGACCAGACCACCCTCCTCGCCCTGCTCGCCGACAACGGCTCCCGCCGGCCCGGTTGCTGAGGAGTCGTCCCCGGGCCGACGGAGCTTCGGGCGCGCCCAACGACGAGGCCAGGGACAACAACGGCACCGTCATCCCGAACTGCTGATCCTGCCGGTCGAATCCGGCAACGCGGCCAGCTCACCCGCCGAAGGCCCGGCCCGTGGACGATCCGTCCCGGACCGGGCCCTCCGGTGTGTCGAGTGCCCGAGACCGTCCACTACCTGAACAGGCTGTCTCCGCCGGTGGCCATGCGGCGGGTGGCGCCGTGGCGGTTCACCCAGTCACGGACGAGGTTGACGGCGTTGGCGCACTGCCAGCTGCCGTCGTACTCACGCACTCCCGCGAAGGCACCGTAGCCCGCGATGATGCCGTCCACATGCGCATCGCCCAGCAGTTTGTCGACGTACCACGGGTCGTTGTAGGTGGTCGTCCAGGACAGCGTGGCCGCGAGCTGTCCCGCGGCGCGGTCTCCGGCGCCCTTCTTCAGCTCCGCGCACGTGTTGTAGCCGGCCTCCGTGCAATTGCCGAAGCCCTTGGTGATGTCGCTGTCGCCGTAGTCCATCCCCCGGCGACCGGCCGGGAATCCGGCGCTCGACCGGTTGAAGGCGTTCCGGACCTGATCGCGGGTCCCGGTCGTCGTGATGCCCTCCAGACGGCCGAGCCTGCCTTCCAGGCTCTTCCAGCCCCTGTCTCCGACGTCCGGGGTGCTCCCGCCGTGGTACTCGTAGAAGCCGTAGAGCACCTGGATCCCGGCAGCCGTCAGCCTCTGTGCCTTGTCGCGCAGTCCGGCGACGCTGCACCCGCGGTTCTGCTGTTCTCCGCAGTAGTTGGGGTCCTTGATGTCCAGCCAGACCAGAGCCAGCCGGCGCCCTGCGCTGGCATTGGAGAGGATGCGGTCGATCACGCTGTCGAAGCTGGGGCCCAGCCGGTTGTCACCGGCCGAGGAACAGTCGTGGTAGGTGACGGCGCCGTCCGACAGAACGCAACAGCGGATCTGCGTCGGGCTGGCCGGGGCGAGGACATCGTCACCTCCGTTCCCCCGGTCACCCGACCAGGTCGGCGTAGCCGAAACGGCGAGGCCTGGCGGATGGGTGGCTCCGGGGCTCAGCCGTGGTCTATCACCGAGCCCGCCGACCTGCTCCACGCCATTCGAGCCCTGCGCCTGCACGCCAACAAAACCCCTCACTGCGCGAACTGGAGAGGCGCGCCAC
The nucleotide sequence above comes from Streptomyces sp. TLI_235. Encoded proteins:
- a CDS encoding acetyltransferase (GNAT) family protein, giving the protein MTVTIGPAAAQDVAQLRQLYFDVYGHGYPVALGSDPREMRRLIADPHTHWLTARQERTGQPVGSVAVQTDPGSRIGKLVGLAVHPEQRGGGLAGRLTAAVCRDAFATGSLDSVYATVRVVTPGPQQVFARNGFQALGLLPNAVEVAGCESLALFARHADGVLARRESVDAVPGALVPLLEAAGRSTGLDHGRPLAVDGPARPAGPGAPSTAPMELVTAPGFVRRRFLELFPDPAERFFPLHVPNAVLTPPDGAFEAYADLDPVAASCSLVAVHPSPAAVAGALEPLMAAVTRAGADYVETLLPLADTAALHAFLAAGFIPSAVYPAMRRIGERFHDYVVLSRTSRQIDFRTTAVSDRLQPYLLAYLTAWTSTYLPLPEVAP
- a CDS encoding acyl-protein synthetase LuxE, producing the protein MTVHPVNAHLAPVEVPDPAALPHLQQLCDLATPYAAGPEADALFAAAMAETNAWHAQRSPFLRSLLDGPAETPAPTVGAGIRTPLVHANFFKRHEVLSIPREEVFLHLTSSGTTGQKSQMFFDTWTIRSAQRMVARIFDHYGWITPDRPVNYLLYSYEPAPQLKLGTSFTDNYLCDFAPANDTTHALRHTGSGHEFDVHGCIEALRRYAADGLPVRILGFPAFLHFTLERMRALGLPPLRLPAGSLVLLGGGWKGHTDRQIGKDEFYAEVTERLGVPSERIRDTFGSVEHCVPYIECGHHRLHVPVWSRAAVRDTRTLEPLPYGERGFLHLVSPYITSVPAQSVVMGDLASLHPAQECPCPLPTPWFTVHGRAGVSRNRTCAAAAAELMKGMS
- a CDS encoding phenylacetate-coenzyme A ligase PaaK-like adenylate-forming protein, giving the protein MTTRPHFWQGSFVDDEEAARRLADLPALAARTLAEPLPTELVLAACERLADALGTPGDPAHTRLLAELASGNGDLDEAAATLAEIAGAIARPALERKLRRELGGLRPERFTRPDARETVFEAWSPVGLLVHIAPGNAAAVAPLSVVEGLLTGNLNVLKTSSGDTLLAQHLLAELAAADPTGALARRIVALRFPSARTDWLRLLCEAADAVAVWGGEEAVRSVAGLVPPGCRLVEWGHRISLAYLTRDAWSDAAVLDALAADVCRFEQQACSSPQVVYLDTEDEDEVFAFAERFAGHLADASATSPRPEPDPAEHAEITTTELVARLEEHLGLTRVIAAEDGSWRVLADTRPALAASPLHRSIWVKPLPRASVMTVLRPMRRYLQTAAIGGSRADVARLSQAVVAAGVLRVTPVGGMLDSYHGEPHDGVYALQRYSRRVDVRADDTFATTACLDDLAGPEPVPAAPGGPLLDKAGVQEQLRTLAPDHAQLYFRSGGSTGAPALSVFTNADYDTQMRASAHGLLAAGFDPARDRAANLFYCGGMYGSFISFFSILERLNATQLPIAAGPDHAATAEALVTYRADTVFGMPSYLWQLFHAQRDALRAYGGIRKVFYGGEHFTAEQRRVLTEEFGVEVIRSAAYGSTDLGPLGYQCTRAEGSVHHVLTELHTLEILDPQADRPVAAGQPGRLVFTTRTRAGQRLERYQIGDLGRTVDGPCPCGSHAPRIELLGRHGDVVRVGTYFLNVRRLGQVAEEHLGYRGELQLLLDTDTDRERVTVRLDERYAPDPGTARAAFLTAVPELGSAVAEGLLTCTVETAPTTVFERTPTSGKLRTVIDRRSATA
- a CDS encoding DJ-1/PfpI family protein; translated protein: MHAQIVLFDGFDPLDVIAPFEVLCAGGAASGGALTVELVTAEGPREVVGGTGGLALRATAALDPGQADLIVVPGASGRVGEPGEVPDQDAGARQGQQDESIPVLLARTLGTGLPALLGAAMDDPGVTVATVCGGSLVLAMAGLLEGRHATTHHLGLDMLDATGAHVVRARVVDDGDLVTGAGVTSGLDLGLYLLERELGPRIAHAVEELFAHERRGTVWHARGPEPVAF
- a CDS encoding AraC family transcriptional regulator with amidase-like domain; translated protein: MHTVAVLALDQVIPFDLSTPIEVFSRTRLPDGRPGYQIRVCAERPEVDAGAFTLRAPWGLDGLQLADTAIVPGTAAPTAPLTPAVEAALRVAAANGTRIASICTGTFPLAAAGLLDGLRATTHWAAAELLAALHPAVEVDPDVLYVDNGQVLTSAGAAAGLDLCLHMIRRDYGSAVAADAARLSVTPLEREGGQAQFIIHDHPPVPRGSVVEPLLGWLEADLSRNLTLADMAAQAGMSTRTLIRRFHEHTGVTPLQWLHRARIRQAQYLLETTQHLVERIGAQVGFGSATAFRDRFKRTTGVSPHAYRRAFG